In Pecten maximus unplaced genomic scaffold, xPecMax1.1, whole genome shotgun sequence, the genomic window TAAGTACTATCAGTTTCAGCAAACAGTTAATAATGGAGCAGCCTAACTTATCTTCTTTTTATGGTTGTATTGCATTATTCAATGCAGAAAGATAACtgtcaaaattaaatttatctATTTGACCATGTGGCAGCGGCGGGAGGCACTATTTCAGAGACCACCATCCATCAAATATTAAATTAGATTTAATACCCAAGTTAAATGGcatttaagcaatgaatatTTCAGCAAAAGTTGTTATGGTCCTATAACACACATTGCTATTGATGACAAACTAAACAAAGCCTGCTTGGGCTTTATGTAAGTTTGTCAGCAATAgcaatgtgtgttatatgacCATATTATcagtataattataatttatttattcatttcaacaaGTTTTTGAGCCATAAATCAAATGCAGACAACAGTtgaaattgatgacgtcacaatagcaCTGGGcgttatagcctgaggcactgggtgttataggtgATATAACAGCAACTGCCTCTTATCATTGTGTCAATGGGAAAATgcagagcaaatgtaaatataaggaattGGACACAAAAATAAGGTTTTAACCCACCACCTTTGATATATTAATTCAGAAGCCTCCCACCTCCCCCACATGATTAATTATGGGTTTGCCTTTAACTGACTGTTCTGATATATGCCTTCATGATATATTAATAGGGAATAGCAGTACCATAGCAACAGCTTCAGCAGGAAAAGCAAAATCCCCTGAAATAatcagaaaagaaaagaaaaaaaggaagagAGAGGAGATGCCGGAATGGTTTCGGGACTTCTCTGAAAAACAGAACAACATCTTGACAGAAATAAAGGACACCCAGAAGAAAGCGGTAGAAGTAGCTGCGGAAAGGAACGCCATTCTGAAGTCTTTGACTTCAGCAATGctgaataaataattaatttatatgtatactgtataatgttAGGGGGCGCGTGGAGTGCCCCTACTCCTAATCACCGGTACAAGCAGGTGTGTAAAACTATTTACTGGTAATTGGTGTCTGTGCCTCTGAAAATGTATCTCTAGCGctgataaagaaatatttcgtataaatgggtttttttttcattttaaacatctCTTATCAAACATTTAGCAGTAAATTAAAGTATATTGAAATAACACTTGtttctttatatttttctttgCGATGGGAAGGTAATCAAAATGAAGGAGATGCTTTTTATTGCCTGATGAATTTTCCTGATTACATCAACATGTTTGCAATCTCAAGACGTTTTCCCAAGGCAACTTGTCCTGTAGAGTTGTCATCAGCTAGTGGACAGCAAGTATCATCTGGCATATCAAACTCTTCATCATCAGAAGATTCATTCTGTAGAATGAAATTATGTAGAGCACAGCATGCAACAATAACATTTGGAATTTCATCCAACAGGTGCATGTCAAGAAATTGTAATCTCCTGAATTTACATTTCAGGAGGCCAAACGCTCTCTCAATATTAACCCTTGTTGATGAGTGACTCTTATTGAACTTCTTCTCGATACAACTGAGGTGGCCATTGTCGCGAAATGGCACAAGCAGGTTAACAGACAGAGGATAGGCCGAGTCACCGAGGAGATGTTGGTTTGGTGGCAGAGATGGTAGAATCAGACTTAACGGACAGTTTCTCCAGACTCTGGCATCGTGGACTGAACCTGGCCAACCAGCATATACGTCGCAAAAGACCAAGTTGCTGTCGCAAACAGCCTGCAACTGGATACTGGGAAACCCTTTCCTGTTGATGTAAGAATCTCTGCGCTGAGAAGGCCCAGGGATAGGTATGTGTGTCCCATCGACGGCACCAACCACACCAGGAAAACCACATCTGGTAAAAAAAACCATCAGCAACATGCTTCAGTTCTGCAGCAGTAGAGGGCAAAACTATGAATTTTTTCTGTTGAGCAACTATAGCTTGAACTACACTTAACATGTTTTCGTGCAGAGAACTCTTGCTGAAGCCAAAGCGGTCAGCCACACTTCTAAAACACTCTTTGTTGCCAAGAAGCCATAAAGTCGCAAGGAGTTTCTTCTCGATGCAAACGTTTCTTTCTGGGATGCAAGGTGCCAAATGACCACACAGTGCCTGAAAAACCATGGCCATGTGATTAGCATTGGGTTTGTCTATTCTATTTGCAGTCAAGTTAAATGTTTGGTCATTCAATGATATTTCTTAATCTGTGTACTGTGCCCAGCTATTTGTGTTTTCAACCAATTAACAGTTAAGTAAAATTAGAAATATCTGTATCTAAGAATTAGTTATATCTCAGTTTGAACAAGTAATAATTTTTATAGGGGACCATTACATTACAGAAGTCCCCAAAAACCCCGCAGTTTGGTTTGCAGTACTAGtgtttaaatacatgtacagaccaAATTTCTGGGTGGACCCCCAAAGGAAAAATTAaccaatatttcaaaatattctcTGGACAAAGAGGTACTGCAGTCTATTTCTCTGCATGGATTGGAATACTATCAAGGACTTTGTTCAATTAGTAAATTTCAGTATCTAGGCCATCCAGTCCTTGATAGtttttatttaaggattaaccTGTGATTTTGTTAAGTTTATGAGATCATAAATCCAATGGAGCGCAAGGTAAATTGCTAAAACACGAAgttattggaaaaaaaatttagTTTGCGGAACAATGGTTATCGTGTGAAAGTCAGTGCAGACTGTAAATATTGGGAAATAACActtttgaatacattttgtCCATTTTCAGGAGAAATTATTTCTACTTAGTGACATCCTCAAcagtaaatatttcatatttgaaaggtttttaaaaatctgatcCTTTAGTAACATGACATCTATTTGAGTTTTTCAGTTTTGATATGTCTTAAAACACccttcttttaaaaaataataattatccGGATTTTCCGCTTTCCGTTTTCTACATTACGTAATGCGAGATGGCGACCATCACTAACGAATTCGAACGCTGAAACAGCGTTGTCAAATGCAACAACATGTGAGTAAAAAACACAATACCCTACGAGTGTTTGTTTTCAAACATAACAGTTGTTTCCTTAACTTGATTTATGCGCATGCTTGATACTTTGGCTTAGACTTTCCTCGGTTCGAAAAACAAAAGCAATATAGATCTAGATCTAGACTATGCAGATAGATGGCGACGCATTTATGATAGAGTCATAAAAGCTGATACGACAGACTGGAATTCTACCTAAAGGTAAGTTCTCTCATGTGTAATTGATGGATAAATTTAAATTGAGCACAAATTCCATGTAGACTTCTACGAGTAGATCTAGCGTGCCAAAAGTACTCTGTCCCgtcatattttttatatttcgtgcgttaatgattttgtttttcagaagaTTTTCTTGAACTTGCATATACTTGAAGAGGATAATTATTTAGTTATTTCCGCTTGCTTTGTTTCcgataaaaaatatatagggCCTATGCACAGTATCGAAACAAGTTTAAATTTACGAAAGTGTGCTGCCGTTTTGTTCTTTATTCCAACTAGGCTAATAATATATATCGTTCAAAAGTACGCAATAGTGCATATCTCTACAGAAAATTTGTCACAATACATGAAATATGGCGTGACCAAATACTTTGGTACTGTACGGTAtacgtacatgtgtataatataaTTCATCAGAGACATTTAATGATCTGTAAATGCATTTATAGACGAGAGATGTAGGTTGGCAGTTATTTCAAATGCAGATATCTTCTTTGCATCTTAACTATGAATCATCTTTAGTTTTATTtgagaaatgtttaattaatggATAAACCCCCAGATAGCTGGACACAGTTTACTTTTGAAAAGTTAGTACACATATAATATTTTTAGATGGGTTTAACAGTAATAGAGAAACTTGTATACTAAATGGCACACATAATAACAATATTAGAGTACATGACAAAAAAATCCACAATATGATATCGACAACAATGCTTGTTGGCggatatattcatataatatatatcgtCGTGACCATCAAAAATAGATACTGCCAGCTGGCTTGTGCAAATTTCACGTCGTTACACTCATTTCAATTCTCATTGTTTGTCCGCTTTTAAATGAAACGTTTTCGGTTTAAAATTCTGGCAGACCTTCAAATGCTTATGCAAGCCTTGGAAGGAAGTCTCAACCTACATGTAGGTCCAACCATATATTTAACGAAGAGCAACTTTGGTCGACCAGTACAATCGCTTTTAAAAACTTCATTTCCCGTATCCAGTTAAAATCGGGTTTGTATATTTTAGACGTAAAAATGCAATATTGCAGACATTTCATAGCTTTGACAAGGCTCGTTTGAAAACAGAGCATGCCGTGAACACAGGGGTTTGTAAGATGAattgtgcatatatatatacatatatcctGACTCTGTTCATTCATAATGATCATTCATCTTTCAAACCCCTGAGGCGCAAATGATGTAAGCCTACCTCAAATGACGATTTTGTCATTCTAAAATGACCCTTAAATTCTGCTAATGAATATATTGGTATTACTTCCTCAAAGTAATTAAGGATCCGTGTTGGGTCTTTGCCATTGCCAGGTTTTAATACAAACTGTAAAGCAGTATTTGTTGATCTTATGACTGCTACTGACGCATTTGTATATGAATCGAAGTTTACAGTGTCGACTGCCACCTCGTCAAGAATCAATAATCTAATTACATCCTCCATATTGGCGGCCATATTGAAATCGTTTTTCGCGAGCGCAGCGTTCAGTGATCACAAAACGTTCGCCAAAAAAAAGCTCGCGAACGTTCTCGTTACCGAACGCACCTCTGGTATGCCGAGACACGGAAACGCCGTCTATGACGTTATTTAATTTGTCGATGACGTCATTGGTATTGTTGAACGGTCGGATTTCGGAGAGCCTACAAATAGGCTCTCTGGCACTCAACGGTAGTAGTATAGAGCCTATAAATAGGCCCTGTGGCACTCTGGGGGttaaacaaatcgtcaatgcttacacaccagtaatatgaaccagtgattgttatagacttgccagacatgtacatgtacttgaattaattgtccccctaacttgttgccatgggtactaatccccctCCCCGccaccatcaacttcacctgatggccatggatatacacttgattaggagtcaTCGGGCTCAGGTGTGTTAGtcaccacacctggtcagtttctcctttttataATTAGCCCTATAGGGGTCTATTCATAAcctggtcaatctgtgttcagaattcttgatctgtttacTTGTACATAAATCAACACTTTGATACgagtttttcaattcaattaatttattacttaatataaatgcagtgaaaatatagataaatacataaaacaaaactataaaaggttcggacacacagagacaacacatacgcgaccgtagcgctagtgtagagagtgattttgttttaaaattaaatgctatCCTCTTTTGTTGCCGAAAATAATGAATTTTCCTCAATTTGAAAGATCCTTATACGACCCTTTCGCTGTCACCCCGAATTTCAAAAGTGCCAACGTCACCGTAATTATGACGTCGTCACATGACGTCAAACAAAGATAGCCCTTACGCTGGTGATGTTTGACGTCAGGAATCCTATCTGACGCAAATTTTCTACGTATTTTCAATGTCAATTTCTGACGACGTTTCACGTGCAATCATCATAAAATCGACCGCAGCTCTAGCATTTTAGCGTGCCAACCACATCTTAATTTTAGCATGTATTCTATTGAATATTCCAGTGAATGGCGTTTCAAATTATTAAGCAAAATGTGTACATacgtatatatcaaatgtatgaTAGTGTTTTGTATTGTCAGAAAAGAGCATTACAAAAAAGCCATGATCATAAACAggaatttctttctttctttctttctttctttctttctttacagCTGTACTTTACTAATGGTTGAGAAATGTAACATTGAAACAGTACggattatttgaaatatcttaattacggatgaattgttcaaataaagttgtatatattttgaaatgtcaaCACACGTGCGTGCACAAACTGAGGTTTATATCTGTGAATAGATTAATAGCGAAGCAAGTTCCACCGTCTCCGTCTGTGTTATGGACAAGGAAGCCATAGTTTGTATACAAACGCGAgcttatttcttattttctacgtttgtgtaataaataattaaaatcaattgaCCCCTTCCCATGGGATTTTGACAGAGTCAGGATTCATTAAATCAAAGTTGATCTCTATTAATTTGCATCCCGAGAACGTATATGGTGTTTATAGAGGATGTTTGTACTACCAGTAACAGATCATGTGGATATGGTGGATACgtgatttaaaattaaatccaaTTGTTTACGTCGgtatatgataaaacaaatcGTGAGCTATAAAAACCGAGTTCAACAGTGGATATAAAGCTTGGGAGACGAGCACAAAACAAGGAGACATgatttaaactaaacaaaggtcACTGCGACCTCTATAATTGTATGCCATAGCGGCATTAAAAAGGAAAAAGCGACCTGTCGTGTACTAAAATGATTGTCACCGTTGTGGGCAACTCACTAGGCAAGGGTTACAATATGACACCCTTGGCTTGCGTAGTTGCGTTGTGGGTGACATAAAACGGTAGTATGTCATGTATACGGCAACTGTAACAGTAAACCGCCGGGTATTTCCCGAAAAACGAAATCCTGAAATGGTTCAAACATTGGGCTCTGGCCTGATTATCAACTGTTACCCCCATATGTTTTAGCGTCCGAAATGTGAGTACGTGAAATATGTATGATCGTATTTGAACCACaaacagggacctgagaatttgttacagtcttcaagaaaatgaaaattccCTAGTTAGTTAATTAAAGTGTgtaacggcccatcaacaccGTAAAAGTCATAAGTGCCaaaaaaatgtgattaaaaatacgagcaaaatgggcaagagacaaaatgacataaaaaaaaaacgaaacatataaaacaatagatatatattggtacactcaagatcagtttaaaataaaaataaaaagtgcTTATGGTTACTCAAATCTTGTGATACAAACCAATAACTTTCAGATAGTTCAAActtttgtatatacaaatagaCTCGAATAGAATTTCAGACTTGCAATGCTGTCGTTAAAACTCTCAAATTGTAGCCTAGATCAATGCAATCAACCCTAGTATGTATAGCAAAGTACACTTTCGATAAAAATGACACCGCTGGTGTACATTATAAtgggggtgtcatttttacccagtttttatataaaacaaaacaaaaacaaaacaaaacaaaaaaaaaaacaaaaaaaacaaaagaacgcacacacaaaacaaaaacgtctgaaaatgtgctatacacactagggaatgtccaattacatgtacactgtaacaaattctcaagtccctgtgtttgaatcgacagtatgtacatgtaccatggtAGGACAAGCTAATGTTAATGTAtgccacaggcgcttgcatagaaaatgtaaattttatttttttgtatatggcagtgtatgtcagtgttatgGTACAGCTGTCAAACAAGAAACACAATCTGGAGTTTAGTTACCATAACTCTGTCGAAACTATTGTTGCTCTGTTTAAAATTCTATAACTTTTTCGACATAAAATTAACATCCTGTGTTTTAAGTAAAAGGTTGCTAAAGTAATGTCACATGCATTTTGGTTACATATAGTCATGCATTAAAGCTATACAGTTTCTCCATCTGCGGTCAATAATACAGCAACAGTAATGATTACATTGTCATCTAGTAATACTTGCCACTGCTCTACAAGTAGGTCATGGGGCGTAAAAAATGTATCTGCTGTCCCCGTTCCATTAtggtaagaggcgacttaatttcggatcatatcttttcttttctttctatcAACTATCTTCTTTATGATATCTCTTtaggattgaataatgttatgttgaggtgtatgggggtataaacctgaATAGGTctgaggtttatacccccatacacctcaacatatctttattcaatccttatatttatattttttttttacattttgtacaatattttgtctttgtcaaatagggacttgtgcaagtctaccacagaacttaccgaaatgtacgtaatcactcttcgtctacatatggttaatacttttaggatttct contains:
- the LOC117318983 gene encoding putative nuclease HARBI1 produces the protein MLLMVFFTRCGFPGVVGAVDGTHIPIPGPSQRRDSYINRKGFPSIQLQAVCDSNLVFCDVYAGWPGSVHDARVWRNCPLSLILPSLPPNQHLLGDSAYPLSVNLLVPFRDNGHLSCIEKKFNKSHSSTRVNIERAFGLLKCKFRRLQFLDMHLLDEIPNVIVACCALHNFILQNESSDDEEFDMPDDTCCPLADDNSTGQVALGKRLEIANMLM
- the LOC117318989 gene encoding uncharacterized protein LOC117318989 gives rise to the protein MDELLAGDPAVRPGTIVSSLEGNSSTIATASAGKAKSPEIIRKEKKKRKREEMPEWFRDFSEKQNNILTEIKDTQKKAVEVAAERNAILKSLTSAMLNK